From one Lolium rigidum isolate FL_2022 chromosome 4, APGP_CSIRO_Lrig_0.1, whole genome shotgun sequence genomic stretch:
- the LOC124706296 gene encoding shaggy-related protein kinase alpha-like: MASVGAMRPSVGLRSDTSTSGDAGHLPNQMSNMSIRDDQDPEDIVVNGNGTEPGHIIVTSIEGRNGQAKQTISYMAERVVGHGSFGTVFQAKCLETGETVAIKKVLQDKRYKNRELQTMRVLDHPNVVALKHCFFSKTEKEELYLNLVLEYVPETAHRVIKHYNKMNQRMPLIYAKLYMYQICRSLAYIHNSIGVCHRDIKPQNLLVNPHTHQLKLCDFGSAKVLVKGEPNISYICSRYYRAPELIFGATEYTTAIDVWSAGCVLAELLLGQPIFPGDSGVDQLVEIIKVLGTPTREEIKCMNPNYTEFKFPQIKAHPWHKIFHKRMPAEAVDLVSRLLQYSPSLRSTALEALIHPFFDELRDPNTRLPNGRFLPPLFNFKSHELKGVPMDILVKLIPEHARKQCAFVGW, from the exons ATGGCCTCGGTTGGTGCGATGCGTCCTTCTGTGGGCTTGCGGAGTGACACCAGTACAAGTGGTGATGCTGGTCATCTGCCGAATCAGATGAGCAACATGAGCATAAGGGATGATCAG GACCCTGAAGATATTGTAGTCAACGGCAATGGGACGGAACCAGGCCATATTATAGTCACAAGCATTGAGGGAAGAAATGGACAAGCAAAACAG ACCATTAGCTACATGGCTGAGCGTGTGGTAGGACATGGGTCGTTTGGAACTGTTTTCCAG GCCAAGTGTCTTGAAACTGGCGAGACTGTAGCTATAAAGAAGGTTCTTCAAGACAAGAGATATAAGAACCGTGAGCTGCAAACGATGCGAGTTCTTGATCACCCAAATGTTGTGGCTTTAAAGCATTGTTTTTTCTCAAAGACTGAGAAGGAGGAGCTTTACCTCAACTTGGTGCTTGAATATGTGCCGGAGACTGCTCATCGTGTCATTAAACAttacaacaagatgaaccaacgcATGCCGTTGATATATGCAAAATTGTATATGTATCAG ATATGTAGATCTTTGGCCTACATTCATAACAGCATTGGAGTGTGCCACAGGGACATCAAACCTCAAAATCTGCTG GTGAATCCACATACTCATCAGTTGAAGCTGTGTGACTTTGGCAGCGCCAAAGTATTG GTCAAAGGAGAACCAAATATTTCCTATATCTGTTCAAGGTACTACAGAGCCCCAGAGCTCATATTTGGTGCTACAGAATACACAACGGCAATTGATGTTTGGTCTGCTGGTTGTGTTCTTGCTGAACTCCTTCTAGGACAG CCTATATTCCCTGGGGACAGTGGCGTTGACCAGCTTGTTGAAATCATCAAG gttttaggaacCCCTACACGAGAAGAAATTAAGTGCATGAATCCAAATTATACCGAGTTTAAGTTCCCACAAATCAAAGCTCACCCATGGCACAAG ATCTTCCACAAAAGAATGCCTGCTGAAGCAGTAGATCTTGTTTCCAGACTATTGCAGTATTCACCAAGCCTTCGGTCAACTGCT TTGGAAGCATTAATCCATCCATTCTTTGATGAACTCCGGGATCCAAACACCCGCTTACCAAATGGCCGCTTCCTTCCTCCCCTCTTCAACTTCAAGTCCCATG AGTTGAAGGGGGTGCCAATGGACATCCTGGTGAAGCTCATCCCTGAACATGCTCGGAAGCAATGCGCCTTTGTAGGATGGTGA
- the LOC124708200 gene encoding probable inactive DNA (cytosine-5)-methyltransferase DRM3 isoform X2 yields MCVSVRNTAILMLLSSFPFAGPGFESSLIKMVKIEDFDEDGAVSARAGVLRNAGVDPQPDLTHASVKLEEGQPSSSSNNLRSQFIGMGFSPMMVDKMIQKHGDHDSNTILESLLSHPNSGSESSSSLGSLFDSDNEETVSPLLSRREANQDIKPELDSFSERSSYLLSIMNFSQEEVDMAFNQLGEEAPLDQLVDLIVTAQGAGFSGGKENGHATNEEMVESLYGEMDKIVSLLRMGFTEEEVSLAIDNFGQEAPVQELADSIFARRIASTIEQKQVKTEPEFLGETETEYSTSHQRLSYYDDDDDKKRVKKAKHVLGDDRGASTSRVVRQPSLTPWSSDRFGSYSDGSMKEEVHEVASGSRANIRGDLAKPPYFLYGNVIDITKDTWHKLSGFLLCVQPEIVNTQLFSALSRKEGYIHNLPTERRRVLKSPGTIEEALSFTRKFWPSWDKRKKIYGVNLELAGTEKICGELERMIRDSRGNLSEEKQARIIHQCKMANLIWTGQDRLSPLQPDQLERILGYPSNHTSLPNLNPQDRIAAMTYAFQTDTIAHLLSVLKNMYPDGLRVLSIYSGVGGAEVALHRLGIRLKCVVSVEESDVNRKILKRWWARTEQAGELKQLDSIKKLKTDLLEELMDKFGGFDLVVAGTYSSCRGGTTVSANMGMDSGQFFEYVRVVQRVRSMHGLN; encoded by the exons ATGTGTGTATCTGTGAGAAATACTGCTATATTAATGTTGTTGTCATCTTTTCCTTTTGCAGGGCCAGGTTTTGAGTCGTCTTTGATCAAGATG GTCAAAATTGAAGATTTTGATGAGGATGGCGCTGTTAGCGCTCGTGCCGGGGTTCTTAGGAATGCTGGTGTGGACCCACAGCCTGATCTCACACATGCTAGTGTTAAGCTGGAG GAAGGTCAGCCAAGCTCGTCATCCAATAATTTGAGATCACAATTTATTGGCATGGGATTTTCACCAATGATGGTTGACAAGATGATTCAGAAACATG GTGATCATGATTCTAACACTATATTGGAGTCGCTTTTGTCCCAtcct AATTCTGGATCTGAATCATCAAGTTCTTTGGGGAGTCTATTTGATTCTGATAATGAAGAAACAGTTTCTCCTTTACTGTCTAGAAGAGAAGCTAACCAAGACATCAAA CCTGAGCTGGATTCTTTCTCAGAAAGGAGTTCGTATTTACTCAGTATAATGAATTTCTCCCAGGAAGAAGTTGATATGGCATTCAACCAGCTGG GTGAGGAAGCGCCACTTGATCAGCTTGTGGATTTGATTGTCACTGCTCAAGGAGCAGGTTTCTCAGGAGGCAAGGAAAATGGACATGCTACAAATGAG GAAATGGTTGAATCGTTGTATGGGGAAATGGATAAAATTGTTTCTTTGCTCCGTATGGGTTTTACCGAGGAAGAAGTGTCACTTGCTATTGACAATTTTG GTCAGGAAGCACCAGTCCAGGAGCTGGCTGACTCAATTTTTGCAAGGCGTATTGCCAGTACCATTGAGCAGAAACAG GTCAAAACTGAGCCTGAATTTCTAGGTGAAACAGAAACTGAGTATTCAACATCCCATCAGAGGTTGAGTtactatgatgatgatgatgacaaaaAAAGGGTGAAAAAGGCTAAGCATGTGCTTGGAGATGATAGAGGGGCCTCAACTAGTCGTGTTGTCAGGCAACCTAGCCTTACTCCTTGGTCAAGTGATCGTTTTGGGTCATATAGTGATGGGTCTATGAAGGAAGAAGTTCATGAAGTGGCATCAGGCTCTCGTGCAAATATTCGTGGCGATCTAGCCAAACCTCCATATTTCCTGTATGGAAATGTCATTGACATCACCAAAGACACATGGCATAAACTTTCAGGTTTCTTGTTGTGTGTGCAACCCGAGATTGTGAATACTCAGTTATTCTCAGCTCTATCAAGAAAAGAAGGTTATATTCATAACCTACCAACAGAGAGAAGACGGGTTCTGAAGTCACCAGGTACCATTGAAGAAGCATTGTCATTCACAAGAAAGTTTTGGCCATCATGGGACAAGAGAAAGAAGATTTATGGTGTTAATTTAGAATTGGCGGGAACTGAAAAGATTTGTGGGGAGTTGGAGAGAATGATAAGAGAttcacgaggaaatctttcagaaGAAAAGCAAGCGCGGATTATACACCAGTGCAAGATGGCAAATCTTATCTGGACTGGGCAAGACAGGTTGAGCCCTCTGCAGCCAGACCAACTGGAACGGATATTAGGTTATCCATCTAACCATACAAGTTTGCCTAATCTAAATCCACAAGACAGAATTGCTGCTATGACATATGCATTTCAAACCGATACCATCGCTCATCTCTTATCGGTCCTAAAAAACATGTATCCAGATGGGCTGAGGGTACTATCTATCTATAGTGGTGTTGGGGGAGCAGAGGTTGCTCTGCACCGTCTTGGTATTCGACTGAAGTGTGTAGTGTCTGTTGAGGAATCTGATGTGAACCGGAAGATCCTGAAACGGTGGTGGGCAAGAACAGAGCAGGCTGGAGAGCTGAAACAACTAGATAGCATCAAGAAGCTGAAGACCGATCTTCTTGAGGAACTAATGGATAAATTTGGTGGCTTTGACTTAGTTGTTGCTGGAACCTACAGTTCATGCAGAGGCGGGACTACAGTGAGTGCTAACATGGGCATGGACTCTGGTCAGTTCTTTGAGTATGTTCGTGTTGTTCAAAGAGTGAGAAGTATGCATGGGCTGAATTAG
- the LOC124708200 gene encoding probable inactive DNA (cytosine-5)-methyltransferase DRM3 isoform X1 has translation MCVSVRNTAILMLLSSFPFAGPGFESSLIKMVKIEDFDEDGAVSARAGVLRNAGVDPQPDLTHASVKLEEGQPSSSSNNLRSQFIGMGFSPMMVDKMIQKHGDHDSNTILESLLSHPSSQNSGSESSSSLGSLFDSDNEETVSPLLSRREANQDIKPELDSFSERSSYLLSIMNFSQEEVDMAFNQLGEEAPLDQLVDLIVTAQGAGFSGGKENGHATNEEMVESLYGEMDKIVSLLRMGFTEEEVSLAIDNFGQEAPVQELADSIFARRIASTIEQKQVKTEPEFLGETETEYSTSHQRLSYYDDDDDKKRVKKAKHVLGDDRGASTSRVVRQPSLTPWSSDRFGSYSDGSMKEEVHEVASGSRANIRGDLAKPPYFLYGNVIDITKDTWHKLSGFLLCVQPEIVNTQLFSALSRKEGYIHNLPTERRRVLKSPGTIEEALSFTRKFWPSWDKRKKIYGVNLELAGTEKICGELERMIRDSRGNLSEEKQARIIHQCKMANLIWTGQDRLSPLQPDQLERILGYPSNHTSLPNLNPQDRIAAMTYAFQTDTIAHLLSVLKNMYPDGLRVLSIYSGVGGAEVALHRLGIRLKCVVSVEESDVNRKILKRWWARTEQAGELKQLDSIKKLKTDLLEELMDKFGGFDLVVAGTYSSCRGGTTVSANMGMDSGQFFEYVRVVQRVRSMHGLN, from the exons ATGTGTGTATCTGTGAGAAATACTGCTATATTAATGTTGTTGTCATCTTTTCCTTTTGCAGGGCCAGGTTTTGAGTCGTCTTTGATCAAGATG GTCAAAATTGAAGATTTTGATGAGGATGGCGCTGTTAGCGCTCGTGCCGGGGTTCTTAGGAATGCTGGTGTGGACCCACAGCCTGATCTCACACATGCTAGTGTTAAGCTGGAG GAAGGTCAGCCAAGCTCGTCATCCAATAATTTGAGATCACAATTTATTGGCATGGGATTTTCACCAATGATGGTTGACAAGATGATTCAGAAACATG GTGATCATGATTCTAACACTATATTGGAGTCGCTTTTGTCCCAtcct TCTTCTCAGAATTCTGGATCTGAATCATCAAGTTCTTTGGGGAGTCTATTTGATTCTGATAATGAAGAAACAGTTTCTCCTTTACTGTCTAGAAGAGAAGCTAACCAAGACATCAAA CCTGAGCTGGATTCTTTCTCAGAAAGGAGTTCGTATTTACTCAGTATAATGAATTTCTCCCAGGAAGAAGTTGATATGGCATTCAACCAGCTGG GTGAGGAAGCGCCACTTGATCAGCTTGTGGATTTGATTGTCACTGCTCAAGGAGCAGGTTTCTCAGGAGGCAAGGAAAATGGACATGCTACAAATGAG GAAATGGTTGAATCGTTGTATGGGGAAATGGATAAAATTGTTTCTTTGCTCCGTATGGGTTTTACCGAGGAAGAAGTGTCACTTGCTATTGACAATTTTG GTCAGGAAGCACCAGTCCAGGAGCTGGCTGACTCAATTTTTGCAAGGCGTATTGCCAGTACCATTGAGCAGAAACAG GTCAAAACTGAGCCTGAATTTCTAGGTGAAACAGAAACTGAGTATTCAACATCCCATCAGAGGTTGAGTtactatgatgatgatgatgacaaaaAAAGGGTGAAAAAGGCTAAGCATGTGCTTGGAGATGATAGAGGGGCCTCAACTAGTCGTGTTGTCAGGCAACCTAGCCTTACTCCTTGGTCAAGTGATCGTTTTGGGTCATATAGTGATGGGTCTATGAAGGAAGAAGTTCATGAAGTGGCATCAGGCTCTCGTGCAAATATTCGTGGCGATCTAGCCAAACCTCCATATTTCCTGTATGGAAATGTCATTGACATCACCAAAGACACATGGCATAAACTTTCAGGTTTCTTGTTGTGTGTGCAACCCGAGATTGTGAATACTCAGTTATTCTCAGCTCTATCAAGAAAAGAAGGTTATATTCATAACCTACCAACAGAGAGAAGACGGGTTCTGAAGTCACCAGGTACCATTGAAGAAGCATTGTCATTCACAAGAAAGTTTTGGCCATCATGGGACAAGAGAAAGAAGATTTATGGTGTTAATTTAGAATTGGCGGGAACTGAAAAGATTTGTGGGGAGTTGGAGAGAATGATAAGAGAttcacgaggaaatctttcagaaGAAAAGCAAGCGCGGATTATACACCAGTGCAAGATGGCAAATCTTATCTGGACTGGGCAAGACAGGTTGAGCCCTCTGCAGCCAGACCAACTGGAACGGATATTAGGTTATCCATCTAACCATACAAGTTTGCCTAATCTAAATCCACAAGACAGAATTGCTGCTATGACATATGCATTTCAAACCGATACCATCGCTCATCTCTTATCGGTCCTAAAAAACATGTATCCAGATGGGCTGAGGGTACTATCTATCTATAGTGGTGTTGGGGGAGCAGAGGTTGCTCTGCACCGTCTTGGTATTCGACTGAAGTGTGTAGTGTCTGTTGAGGAATCTGATGTGAACCGGAAGATCCTGAAACGGTGGTGGGCAAGAACAGAGCAGGCTGGAGAGCTGAAACAACTAGATAGCATCAAGAAGCTGAAGACCGATCTTCTTGAGGAACTAATGGATAAATTTGGTGGCTTTGACTTAGTTGTTGCTGGAACCTACAGTTCATGCAGAGGCGGGACTACAGTGAGTGCTAACATGGGCATGGACTCTGGTCAGTTCTTTGAGTATGTTCGTGTTGTTCAAAGAGTGAGAAGTATGCATGGGCTGAATTAG
- the LOC124708200 gene encoding probable inactive DNA (cytosine-5)-methyltransferase DRM3 isoform X3: MVKIEDFDEDGAVSARAGVLRNAGVDPQPDLTHASVKLEEGQPSSSSNNLRSQFIGMGFSPMMVDKMIQKHGDHDSNTILESLLSHPSSQNSGSESSSSLGSLFDSDNEETVSPLLSRREANQDIKPELDSFSERSSYLLSIMNFSQEEVDMAFNQLGEEAPLDQLVDLIVTAQGAGFSGGKENGHATNEEMVESLYGEMDKIVSLLRMGFTEEEVSLAIDNFGQEAPVQELADSIFARRIASTIEQKQVKTEPEFLGETETEYSTSHQRLSYYDDDDDKKRVKKAKHVLGDDRGASTSRVVRQPSLTPWSSDRFGSYSDGSMKEEVHEVASGSRANIRGDLAKPPYFLYGNVIDITKDTWHKLSGFLLCVQPEIVNTQLFSALSRKEGYIHNLPTERRRVLKSPGTIEEALSFTRKFWPSWDKRKKIYGVNLELAGTEKICGELERMIRDSRGNLSEEKQARIIHQCKMANLIWTGQDRLSPLQPDQLERILGYPSNHTSLPNLNPQDRIAAMTYAFQTDTIAHLLSVLKNMYPDGLRVLSIYSGVGGAEVALHRLGIRLKCVVSVEESDVNRKILKRWWARTEQAGELKQLDSIKKLKTDLLEELMDKFGGFDLVVAGTYSSCRGGTTVSANMGMDSGQFFEYVRVVQRVRSMHGLN, encoded by the exons ATG GTCAAAATTGAAGATTTTGATGAGGATGGCGCTGTTAGCGCTCGTGCCGGGGTTCTTAGGAATGCTGGTGTGGACCCACAGCCTGATCTCACACATGCTAGTGTTAAGCTGGAG GAAGGTCAGCCAAGCTCGTCATCCAATAATTTGAGATCACAATTTATTGGCATGGGATTTTCACCAATGATGGTTGACAAGATGATTCAGAAACATG GTGATCATGATTCTAACACTATATTGGAGTCGCTTTTGTCCCAtcct TCTTCTCAGAATTCTGGATCTGAATCATCAAGTTCTTTGGGGAGTCTATTTGATTCTGATAATGAAGAAACAGTTTCTCCTTTACTGTCTAGAAGAGAAGCTAACCAAGACATCAAA CCTGAGCTGGATTCTTTCTCAGAAAGGAGTTCGTATTTACTCAGTATAATGAATTTCTCCCAGGAAGAAGTTGATATGGCATTCAACCAGCTGG GTGAGGAAGCGCCACTTGATCAGCTTGTGGATTTGATTGTCACTGCTCAAGGAGCAGGTTTCTCAGGAGGCAAGGAAAATGGACATGCTACAAATGAG GAAATGGTTGAATCGTTGTATGGGGAAATGGATAAAATTGTTTCTTTGCTCCGTATGGGTTTTACCGAGGAAGAAGTGTCACTTGCTATTGACAATTTTG GTCAGGAAGCACCAGTCCAGGAGCTGGCTGACTCAATTTTTGCAAGGCGTATTGCCAGTACCATTGAGCAGAAACAG GTCAAAACTGAGCCTGAATTTCTAGGTGAAACAGAAACTGAGTATTCAACATCCCATCAGAGGTTGAGTtactatgatgatgatgatgacaaaaAAAGGGTGAAAAAGGCTAAGCATGTGCTTGGAGATGATAGAGGGGCCTCAACTAGTCGTGTTGTCAGGCAACCTAGCCTTACTCCTTGGTCAAGTGATCGTTTTGGGTCATATAGTGATGGGTCTATGAAGGAAGAAGTTCATGAAGTGGCATCAGGCTCTCGTGCAAATATTCGTGGCGATCTAGCCAAACCTCCATATTTCCTGTATGGAAATGTCATTGACATCACCAAAGACACATGGCATAAACTTTCAGGTTTCTTGTTGTGTGTGCAACCCGAGATTGTGAATACTCAGTTATTCTCAGCTCTATCAAGAAAAGAAGGTTATATTCATAACCTACCAACAGAGAGAAGACGGGTTCTGAAGTCACCAGGTACCATTGAAGAAGCATTGTCATTCACAAGAAAGTTTTGGCCATCATGGGACAAGAGAAAGAAGATTTATGGTGTTAATTTAGAATTGGCGGGAACTGAAAAGATTTGTGGGGAGTTGGAGAGAATGATAAGAGAttcacgaggaaatctttcagaaGAAAAGCAAGCGCGGATTATACACCAGTGCAAGATGGCAAATCTTATCTGGACTGGGCAAGACAGGTTGAGCCCTCTGCAGCCAGACCAACTGGAACGGATATTAGGTTATCCATCTAACCATACAAGTTTGCCTAATCTAAATCCACAAGACAGAATTGCTGCTATGACATATGCATTTCAAACCGATACCATCGCTCATCTCTTATCGGTCCTAAAAAACATGTATCCAGATGGGCTGAGGGTACTATCTATCTATAGTGGTGTTGGGGGAGCAGAGGTTGCTCTGCACCGTCTTGGTATTCGACTGAAGTGTGTAGTGTCTGTTGAGGAATCTGATGTGAACCGGAAGATCCTGAAACGGTGGTGGGCAAGAACAGAGCAGGCTGGAGAGCTGAAACAACTAGATAGCATCAAGAAGCTGAAGACCGATCTTCTTGAGGAACTAATGGATAAATTTGGTGGCTTTGACTTAGTTGTTGCTGGAACCTACAGTTCATGCAGAGGCGGGACTACAGTGAGTGCTAACATGGGCATGGACTCTGGTCAGTTCTTTGAGTATGTTCGTGTTGTTCAAAGAGTGAGAAGTATGCATGGGCTGAATTAG